One window of the Lasioglossum baleicum unplaced genomic scaffold, iyLasBale1 scaffold0142, whole genome shotgun sequence genome contains the following:
- the LOC143220034 gene encoding uncharacterized protein LOC143220034: MASNLYLTSFYFLFIISSCMGNICLTCSCSTTNDASIVNCNEKYLGNKDVLYSYLLMLDRALAFDKLILSNNNIINLSEDLLKALKSLKSLDLSENWIENIHTRSFNDLYRLENLNFSKNNLATFDTSLLKALPTLLTLDLSYNHIHLIERTIDGTVTKVISLNLSHNNISQIPKNLFDSLSNLQYLDLSFNQIHSLEDIDLEYLHSLKVLHVNNNFLTSLDIRIFPKSVIELFAGYNLIKEIYYTPCQIKVLNIEFNHISQIQSNITALKELHSLNISGNEISNFPKVSFQNLKTLDLTCNKLAYIPETLSTINLPSLVEFNVSKNPIQNLSFPSILKLQSFVASNISMLYTIDESTFANLYSSSTKCISLTISNNENLFSIHENALDHLHLCSLDLSNNHISYIASKLVLRNNNLTTRKVYLQGNPIKCDCSMQWLLDNVVPKLYKTDPNLLDNLRCAWPPQLSNIRIVHWYGWDGKVFCSDMSNKLSVNAVAESTDNQMVTFDSSPGLLVALGLCTGLLSILMIVGIIWSRKLILRKRRFNRKF, from the exons ATGGctagtaatttatatttaactagtttttatttcttatttataatatccAGCTGTATGGGTAATATATGTTTGACGTGTTCGTGTTCGACTACAA ATGACGCATCAATAGTCAACTGTAACGAGAAATATTTAGGGAACAAGGATGTACTTTATTCTTACCTGCTGATGTTAGATCGAGCCTTAGCATTTGACAAACTTATTCTGTCAAACAACAATATAATTAACTTATCGGAAGACCTGTTGAAAGCATTGAAATCTCTGAAGAGTTTGGATTTATCTGAAAATTGGATAGAAAACATACATACAAGAAGTTTTAACGATTTGTACAGGcttgaaaatttaaatttctCTAAAAATAATTTAGCTACATTCGATACTTCATTATTAAAAGCTCTTCCGACATTATTAACGTTAGATCTTAGTTATAATCATATTCATTTAATAGAACGTACAATAGATGGAACAGTAACAAAAGTTATTTCTTTAAACCTTTCGCATAATAATATATCTCAAATACCTAAGAACCTATTTGATTCTCTATCAAATCTACAATACTTGGATCTGTCATTTAATCAAATTCATTCATTGGAAGATATTGATTTAGAATATCTACATTCTCTGAAAGTTCTCCAtgtgaataataattttcttaCGTCATTAGATATTCGAATATTTCCAAAATCTGTAATAGAACTGTTCGCtggatataatttaataaaagagATATATTACACACCATGTCAAATTAAAGTACTAAATATAGAGTTCAATCATATTTCTCAAATACAGTCAAATATAACTGCATTAAAAGAAttacacagtttgaatatcagtGGAAACGAGATATCAAATTTTCCAAAAGTTTCATTTCAGAATTTAAAAACTTTAGATCTAACATGCAATAAGTTAGCTTATATTCCTGAAACATTATCCACAATAAATTTGCCATCACTTGTTGAATTTAATGTTAGTAAGAATCCTATTCAAAACTTGAGCTTTCCCTCTATTTTAAAATTGCAATCATTTGTTGCAAGTAATATAAGTATGTTATATACTATTGACGAAAGTACATTCGCTAACTTGTATTCTTCATCAACAAAATGTATCAGTCTCACTATATCCAACaacgaaaatttgttctctATTCATGAAAATGCTTTGGACCACCTACATTTATGTTCA ttggATTTAAGTAATAATCATATTAGTTACATCGCATCAAAATTGGTTCtacgtaataataatttaacCACACGTAAAGTGTACCTGCAAGGAAACCCAATCAAGTGCGATTGCTCGATGCAATGGTTACTAGACAATGtagtaccaaaattatataaaacagATCCTAATCTTCTAGATAATTTGAG atgTGCTTGGCCTCCGCAATTATCAAACATAAGGATAGTACATTGGTACGGATGGGATGGCAAAGTTTTCTGTAGTGATATGTCGAATAAACTCTCAGTGAATGCGGTTGCTGAGTCAACCGATAATCAAATGGTAACATTTGATTCTAGTCCCGGTCTGCTTGTTGCTTTAGGATTGTGCACAGGTTTATTATCAATATTGATGATTGTGGGTATTATCTGGTCGCGAAAATTAATTCTTAGAAAGAGGAGATTcaatagaaaattttga
- the LOC143220036 gene encoding uncharacterized protein LOC143220036 isoform X1, whose translation MPSLASCFSLQSEYILEGVREHRKIRVPPTPVRLAVFNSISSVPGREHSHILSGNSDNLSDECIFTKNIYTQMEMPTNTWTVVQLLADGTVEAVLNSWLEGDKCYWPPVHKSKLSNAIQQCELPQPSWEHFSVKIFKNSTFDGYTKARRKAKEAEETNDLFNKYT comes from the exons atgccgtcgttggcctcctgtttctcactccagtcagaatatatcctagagggcgtaagagaacaccgaaaaattcgagtcccgccaactcccgtaaggctggcagtctttaa tagtatctcgtcggtgcccgggcgtgagcactctcatatactctctg gtaatagtgataatttatccgacgagtgtatatttacaaaa aatatatacacacaaatggagatgcctacaaatacatggaccgttgtccaattattggcggacggaacggtagaagcggtgctaaatagttggctggaaggcgacaaatgttattggccaccggtacacaaatcaaaattgagcaacgcaatccaacaatgtgaactgcctcaaccttcgtgggagcacttttctgtaaagatcttcaaaaacagtacctttg acggctacacgaaggctagaagaaaagcaaaggaggccgaagagaccaatgacttgtttaataaatacacttaa
- the LOC143220036 gene encoding uncharacterized protein LOC143220036 isoform X2, whose product MPSLASCFSLQSEYILEGVREHRKIRVPPTPVRLAVFNSISSVPGREHSHILSGNSDNLSDECIFTKNIYTQMEMPTNTWTVVQLLADGTVEAVLNSWLEGDKCYWPPVHKSKLSNAIQQCELPQPSWEHFSVKIFKNSTFGSRSAQYGGHNSYNFARKV is encoded by the exons atgccgtcgttggcctcctgtttctcactccagtcagaatatatcctagagggcgtaagagaacaccgaaaaattcgagtcccgccaactcccgtaaggctggcagtctttaa tagtatctcgtcggtgcccgggcgtgagcactctcatatactctctg gtaatagtgataatttatccgacgagtgtatatttacaaaa aatatatacacacaaatggagatgcctacaaatacatggaccgttgtccaattattggcggacggaacggtagaagcggtgctaaatagttggctggaaggcgacaaatgttattggccaccggtacacaaatcaaaattgagcaacgcaatccaacaatgtgaactgcctcaaccttcgtgggagcacttttctgtaaagatcttcaaaaacagtacctttg gcagcagaagtgcacaatacggggggcacaacagctacaactttGCCAGGAAAGTCTAG